The proteins below are encoded in one region of Spirochaetaceae bacterium:
- a CDS encoding ABC transporter permease codes for MAKLRLRGAVRRTAARDTAPGRAGGDSLWRDAWRRLLRNRLAVAGGCVVGLLLAMAALAPAIAPRHYADGDFEQTFAKPGGEYVLGADFLGRDLLSRLIYGARISLVVGLLGALTAFLVGVAYGTVAGYAGGRADNAMMRVVDLLYAFPSLLFIILLLVVFKLGFGQREDPSALVRAVVSLDRAMGGMLFILAGISLTSWVGLARLARGMALSLRETEFVQAARALGARPARVVVRHLLPNLIGPGVVQVTLMIPGLIATEAFLSFIGLGVDPPTPSWGAMISDGITSMRSHPHLAIFPGIALALTMLCFNFLGDGLRDALDPRMKQ; via the coding sequence GTGGCGAAACTCCGGCTGCGCGGGGCGGTGCGCCGAACCGCCGCGCGGGATACGGCACCGGGGCGGGCGGGCGGCGACAGCCTGTGGCGCGACGCCTGGCGGCGGCTGCTGCGCAACCGGCTGGCGGTGGCGGGCGGCTGCGTGGTCGGGCTGCTGCTCGCCATGGCCGCGCTGGCGCCGGCCATCGCACCGCGCCACTACGCCGACGGGGACTTCGAGCAGACTTTCGCGAAGCCGGGCGGCGAGTACGTGCTGGGCGCCGACTTCCTCGGCCGCGACCTGCTGTCGCGGCTCATCTACGGGGCACGCATTTCGCTGGTCGTCGGCCTGCTCGGCGCGCTGACCGCGTTCCTGGTCGGCGTCGCGTACGGCACCGTGGCCGGCTATGCCGGCGGCCGCGCCGACAACGCGATGATGCGGGTGGTGGACCTGCTGTACGCATTCCCGAGCCTGCTGTTCATCATCCTGCTGCTGGTGGTGTTCAAGCTGGGGTTCGGCCAGCGCGAGGATCCCAGCGCGCTGGTGCGCGCCGTGGTGTCGCTGGACCGCGCCATGGGCGGCATGCTGTTCATCCTGGCCGGCATCAGCCTCACCTCCTGGGTGGGGCTGGCGCGGCTGGCGCGCGGCATGGCGCTGTCGCTGCGCGAGACGGAGTTCGTGCAGGCGGCACGCGCCCTCGGCGCGCGCCCGGCGCGGGTCGTGGTGCGCCACCTGCTGCCCAACCTGATCGGGCCCGGCGTCGTGCAGGTTACGCTGATGATTCCCGGGCTGATCGCCACCGAGGCGTTTCTGAGCTTCATCGGGCTCGGTGTCGACCCGCCCACGCCGAGTTGGGGCGCGATGATCTCCGACGGCATCACCAGCATGCGCTCGCACCCGCACCTGGCGATTTTTCCCGGCATCGCCCTGGCGCTGACCATGCTGTGCTTCAACTTCCTCGGCGACGGCCTGCGCGACGCCCTCGACCCGCGGATGAAGCAATGA